One Aneurinibacillus migulanus genomic region harbors:
- a CDS encoding DUF6773 family protein, with translation MKLFSLKRTPMDERIVHTRNMLYKEAYIIAMLLCFVSLVAKYIIYGPNIGVVATELIILMLSALYYGMRSVFLGLYSDEVEVHDRTSKLSMSKKNVIWGLGFGIAIAAFLGIRSAVVYGDGGVQSLWYFIIVLFASLMMYVPFFVGIMAIGHTLANKASKKAIHEDLDE, from the coding sequence ATGAAGTTATTTAGCCTTAAAAGAACGCCAATGGACGAAAGGATTGTACATACTAGAAACATGCTTTATAAGGAAGCCTACATAATAGCGATGCTATTATGTTTTGTATCACTTGTAGCAAAGTACATCATCTATGGACCAAATATAGGAGTTGTCGCCACGGAACTAATCATTTTGATGTTGTCAGCTCTTTATTACGGAATGAGATCGGTGTTCCTTGGTTTATACTCAGACGAAGTAGAGGTTCATGATCGAACAAGTAAACTTTCCATGAGCAAGAAAAATGTTATTTGGGGTTTAGGATTTGGCATTGCTATAGCTGCATTTTTGGGAATAAGAAGTGCTGTGGTCTATGGGGATGGTGGTGTGCAATCGTTATGGTATTTCATTATCGTACTTTTTGCTTCTTTGATGATGTATGTTCCATTTTTTGTTGGCATTATGGCAATCGGGCATACTTTAGCAAATAAAGCTAGTAAGAAAGCAATCCATGAAGATTTAGACGAGTAA
- a CDS encoding helix-turn-helix transcriptional regulator codes for MKNIRLKLARVEKDLSQEELAQLVGVSRQTIGLIELGKYNPSLSLCVAICKALSKTLNDLFWEESP; via the coding sequence ATGAAAAATATAAGATTAAAGCTGGCCAGGGTTGAGAAAGACTTGTCACAAGAAGAGTTAGCACAGCTTGTGGGGGTATCAAGACAAACCATCGGACTAATTGAGTTAGGTAAATATAATCCAAGCCTAAGTTTATGTGTTGCAATTTGTAAAGCATTATCCAAGACTTTAAACGATCTATTTTGGGAAGAGAGTCCCTGA
- a CDS encoding spore germination protein: MRNPNVREAQKKQVLSTKLTENVSFLTEALGVGKSFDVIYRPLEFGGRACGLFFVDGFAKDDVMNLITINLSRIERGELSIDAIAKLMYTYIGYVEVEKTNEMSKIITAVLSGPLVLVVDGAEEALIIDARTYPARSPDEPDIERVVRGARDGFTETLVFNTALTRRRLRDPSLRMEYIQIGVRSQTDVVISYLEDVADDKLVDEIRQRIKSIDVDGLPMADKTLEEFLFKKNWNPFPFVRYTERPDVAAVHLIEGHVLIYTDTSPSVMITPTTLFHHVQHAEEYRQKPAVGAYLRWVRFALMLASIFFVPLFLLMSLEPEWLPKGLAFLLPEKAGNIPMFVQLLLAEIGIDALRMAAIHTPSSLATALGLVAALMIGDIAVEVGLLSNQALLFLSISAIGTFATPSYEFGMATRMVRLSLLILTGFFHLPGFLIGLAAWLILLLFTRSLNTPYLWPLLPFNGPALLDVLVRSPVPAKTKRPKALHPKDPTIK; the protein is encoded by the coding sequence ATTTTTGACAGAGGCGCTCGGAGTCGGAAAAAGCTTTGACGTAATTTACCGCCCCCTCGAATTTGGGGGACGCGCATGTGGTCTGTTTTTTGTAGATGGCTTTGCAAAAGATGATGTAATGAATTTGATTACAATTAATCTTTCCCGGATAGAACGTGGGGAGTTAAGCATCGATGCCATTGCGAAGCTTATGTATACGTATATCGGATACGTCGAAGTTGAAAAAACAAATGAAATGAGCAAAATTATTACTGCTGTTCTTTCAGGACCATTGGTACTGGTTGTCGATGGGGCAGAGGAAGCATTAATCATCGATGCACGTACGTATCCTGCCCGTTCCCCGGATGAGCCGGATATTGAGAGAGTAGTGCGAGGAGCGAGGGATGGTTTTACGGAAACGCTCGTGTTCAATACGGCGCTAACAAGACGCCGGCTGCGCGACCCGTCCTTGCGCATGGAATATATACAAATAGGGGTGCGTTCACAGACGGATGTTGTCATTAGCTATCTTGAAGACGTGGCCGATGACAAGCTGGTAGATGAGATTCGACAGCGGATTAAGAGCATTGACGTGGACGGACTGCCGATGGCTGATAAAACGCTGGAAGAATTCTTGTTTAAAAAAAATTGGAATCCGTTTCCCTTTGTGCGCTACACGGAACGACCGGATGTGGCAGCTGTTCATCTAATAGAAGGACACGTATTGATTTATACTGATACGTCGCCAAGCGTAATGATTACCCCTACTACACTTTTCCATCATGTCCAGCATGCAGAAGAGTACAGACAGAAGCCAGCTGTGGGAGCTTATCTCCGCTGGGTGCGGTTTGCGCTTATGCTGGCATCTATTTTTTTCGTGCCTTTGTTTTTATTGATGTCACTTGAACCTGAATGGTTGCCGAAGGGGCTTGCGTTCTTGCTTCCTGAAAAAGCGGGCAACATTCCGATGTTCGTACAGCTTTTATTAGCAGAAATCGGCATTGATGCACTTAGAATGGCTGCTATCCATACACCGTCCTCCCTGGCGACGGCGTTAGGCTTGGTCGCTGCACTCATGATAGGCGACATTGCCGTTGAAGTGGGGCTGTTATCTAACCAGGCACTGCTGTTCCTGTCAATTTCGGCAATTGGGACGTTTGCCACGCCTAGCTACGAATTTGGCATGGCGACCCGTATGGTGCGGCTCTCTTTGCTTATCCTAACGGGCTTCTTTCACCTGCCAGGCTTTCTGATTGGACTTGCCGCGTGGCTTATCCTGTTGCTCTTTACTCGCTCGCTTAATACACCGTACCTTTGGCCGCTGTTGCCTTTTAACGGGCCTGCCTTGCTTGATGTATTGGTTCGCTCGCCCGTGCCAGCAAAGACTAAACGTCCTAAGGCTCTACATCCTAAGGATCCGACTATAAAATGA